The Amia ocellicauda isolate fAmiCal2 chromosome 16, fAmiCal2.hap1, whole genome shotgun sequence nucleotide sequence ATTATAAGAACCTCTATGGTGCCCCTTCCTACTGACCGACTTTAAATGCTCATACAAAGTGCTTCTGACCGATTTTCCTACTTTGGTCTCTATGAATTCCTTATAATTGTAATGCTGGATTAAAGCAAGGCAGGGTGTTCCCAGAGGAAACTTTCTCACTGATTCTCAGACTGGTAACAGAGGGAAAATGCAACAGGAAGAAACATCTTGTAAAATATATACGTGTTTTTGacaatttatttactttatagaAAGATGAATGGAAGTAAATTAACcaatttgaaagaatacatgaaaataatctaagactattaatatatattaatatatgctTGTGTCGGTTTGTTGAATGTACCCCAGGTTCTACTATTAAAGAAAGTGTCAATACAAATTTGATTAAAACATTATCCCTGTGTTAGATGATTGAAACTTTAATGCAAGGGTTGCAGaatgtgtttctacatccaGATTAGACTATTACATTactgaatgaaaacaaattagtttTAGTTGTCActcaaagttaaaaaaaaaaaaaaaaaaaagaatcactgCATTTTCTAGCCTGTCGTTACAATTCTCCTGTGTTGTAAATCCAAGGAAATAAGGTCTGATAGATTTTTTATTTCCACTGACATTGTTATTTACAACTGCCAGCGACTGATTAGAGCACAGAATGTTTTGTGAATTCAAGAACGAGGGGAGGTAGGACAGAAAATGGCAATTGCACGTGCTTTCATTTATAATACTTTAGCAGTCGTCTTCAGAGCAGTGTGAACCCTAATTTTGATCATCTGTTCACTTTCACTATTGTGCAACTGGACGGATTCATTTGAATTCAGCAGCTCAGCACATGTGATCTGGAAAGGGCAGGTCTTTCAAAGTGTCCCCCCAGAAGAATGGCTTTGCAGAGACCCTGATGACTTGCATGACAATACAGGTTTGTGCTCATACTGAGTCTGAGTAGTAAGATGAATGTCAGTGTTTAATTTACATATTGTTTCTTACCTCGGCACAATATAAACCATTCTTactgtttgttttctctcagAAGGAAAGTCCTTGTCTGCAGTAGCTTAGCTGTTAAAGAAAGGGCTACTGCTGGGTCATTTGTTTTGAATCCTTAAAATAttggttctttctttctttcttttcttctttttggtgGGGGGCAAAGTAAgtctttctttgttttgctaAAAACAACAGTGTTTTTCTGTTGGAAGAAGAACTGTGTTTGGGTTTCTAATAATGTAGTAAGGGTTAAACCAATATTAAACTATTTTAAGTCAATGTTTGCTAGATtacttgggggaaaaaaaaagtgttgtttttgtgaTATGTCTTGTAGGTTTAAGATTTCACCATAAAAGTATTATGTCAAGTTTAAAACATAACTAATTTCTTGGATATTAAAGTAAGATTCATAAGATCCACAAGATAGATGTGTCCATAAGAAAGAcatttatgttttcattaaaattaaaatattaaacaatggTTGACGACTTGTAAATATTAGTAAGCTtcactgtataaatatatttcaccTTTTGTTTGCAACTGTTTCAAATCATAGGAACTCTGAAATGCGAGAACGCGAATTTAAACTGAGCATCTTCTGACTGGGAAGGTGAGAAATTACATTAACTTGGCTGTCACTTTATTTTACTAGTGGTTTGCTTAACTAAGACCTGTTTGTTTTAACTTCAGCTGAAGTAAAGACAGAGATTGCAACAACCTCTTCAATATAACAATGTAATCGTACACCACGTCCACTGTGGAATGTTCACTACACGGACATGTTCAAGTCAAACATCGATTTTGGTGAAAAGATAAGCAAAGCCGTGATAATATTTCAGCCGTGCTTTTTTGGGAGTATAGCAAAACTGGGGTTTATGTGGCTGACAGATTCTTGGCTactaagagcgtcagctaaatgacaaaaataataataataataatactcagtAAGGGAATTTAATGTTTACTGTGAATCTCCTTTCATGCCAAAATATCCCCACACTTTATTATCCAGTGGACTGAAATAGAAAACTATACTTTTCTGTAAAAGAAAACAGTTTTAACAATATAGGATTTGAAAATGCTGACTTAAGTCCCTGCCCGCAGTGTCAGGCTGAAATATGCTttctctatatatttattttgtatttgctcTATAAAGCTTATCAGTGGATTCAGAACTCAATCTGATATTAATGGCAAAAcatttcacagaatattctATAACAATAATCTCCAGATGCTAGGTGAGAGGGCTTATGTTTTGAGTATgatcttttttttaacaaatatgtatttgttttatatctgTTTCTGTCCCCAACACAAATAATCACCCCCATTGAATGTCTTCGGGCTTCTGACTTacatattataaaatgtatacttCTGAATCAGcatattaacaaaataaaacagattcACTGTATTAAAATCAAATGATTTGTTGTTTAAAAGAACAGTGTGCTCTACATACTAATTTAATCTAACTGTGCCGTTACCCTGATGCACATCAAAAGAGCTTTGTGGAAATGACTGTAATAACCAGAACAAAACATTGTGTAAATCTTAATGATACACTTATGAAGTATGTTTTCTCTTGATAAAATGGTTTAAACATTGTGTTTCTTGGCTAGGGTCATGCATGTCTTGCTTTTCTAAACTGAGTTAATATGTAGAGGATTCAGTTTCATTCAGCGTATCAAAAAATTACATCTTCATgtgttattgatttaaaaatatacaaaattaaaaatctgcTCCTATGTGATAGTACCCAttgatgtatgtttgtattttattcgtTTTCGAAGCATTTCACATCATCACATAATCAATAATAAACATTATCACGATAAAGCTCAGACTTTAATAGAGAATCAAGTCTAACAGGTTTACAAACAGAGAAGAATGAGGATTCACATCGTAAAGCTTAGTGTGATAGACAGTATTGCAGCTATGAGTACTAAAACATTTCAATTGGATTTCTTTTTACAAGTATGCAAGACAGAATAAATGCAGACTATCATATTAATTCCAGAGAGTTTAGTACAAGCAGCCTAAATGGAAACAGAAGGATTTTTTAAGAGGATAACAGATCTGCACAATTAATGTGTATAATACTTgattaaaatgtagcattttTCAATCAATAtagcatttatttgttttgttaatgttttttttttttttgtccttgatATCATATATTCCAAGTCTTGGATCATCCTGACAATTCTTTGCAACCATTGCCAAAAAAACTGCCTTTTCTTTCAAAGCATTTCCTTTTGAAGTGTGCTTAATCCTCTTAAGGGTATATAAATTGCAGCTGCAACCAGAACTCTGAAGCTTAAAATCCATTTTCCTTTATATTAAACCGTAAAGCCGAATGAGCTCTCAAGCACTTCACACTGAGAAGTTCGGTACCAGGGAAACTCCTCAGATCCATTTCTGTTGGTATTAAGccattaaataaatatccaGCCCAGTTCCTCGGGCTCTCCGGACATGGTGGCGTCAGATTTTAAGTTCTCTCTTACAAAACTCTGGTCTTCTGCAAAGTCCTGCACAGCCGGTTTCCCCAGTTCGTAAACAGTGCCATTAAATAATCACTACTTTCGTGCAAAGGAAgtaatggaaaaaacaaacaaaaaaacaataaaaaaacaagctaCATTCAACTAAAATTCAGTCatcaacatgaaaacaaaaaaaacgtgcAATAGTGCAATTTTTCCTTTGTTGCTTCGAAAACGCTAATCTCAAAGTTTTGTCCATTTCAGTTTCCAAAGACATACTTTTGGCTTCTGGCTTCAGTGACggctttttttcatttcatttcgcGCTGAGTTTCCTTTGCCTTGATGTTTTTGGTCCCATTGCtgaaaaacacaattacaataaGTGCTGTGATTTGGCCTCCTCTTTTCTAGATGTTACCCTTCAAAGAGCTGGCTAATACAGTATCCATTGTTCAGTCACTTAAATGATATTCTCAGATCTGTTTTGCGCTAACAACAATCATTTGGCGACGGGCCCCTCGTGATTGTATTTGATATATCTGCTCataataaattgtattattacatCGTCCTATTCAAAGACAATATACACAGACAAGAGAAATGTACTTCCCTTTccaaatatatatctataattaTTTGTTGATGTGAACTTGTGAAATACAAAAGTATAAAAGTTCATCAGccaccaaaataaatgttttcgcTTTGCTCACCTTCTTGATTTTACCATAGGGACCCAAGAATATACTCTTGAGTGTTTCTTAAGTGATACTCATGGATCCAAAGCTGCAACTTGACTACAGCCTTTCCAAATTCCCACCACTTTACATGCAAAGAAGTGACTCCTATTTTCCACACTGTGTCTGTTTCTACTCAAATGTCAAATACATCCTGTCCATGTAGTTCTGCTCTCTGCTGGGTTTGAAGAACTGACCAAAGATGACATTGCTGCCCTCCTTGGGGAGCTAAACAAAACTCACTTCAATCTCCCTGAAGCCTCCTACATAGCTGAAGGGAAAGATTTCGTTTTCTTAACCAATTCAACTAAATCTCACACTTCAGCCGGTGGAAAAGTCTAGCTGAGCTTCACTgaactgtttctctctctctctctctaagtaCAGaactcccccaccccacccccaatcACCACTCTCTCTTTAAATGGCACATTGACAAGTTTTTTAAACgtttttatgtatgtgtaatacattaaagacacataaacatatataatataaatatacgaGTCTTGTGTATGGGGTGCCACTCAACACTTAGACATTTCTGCAAGAGGTTCATGGGATTTCTTCAGTTAGCTCAGAATACAGGTAGCGTAGAAAATACAAACTCTGTAAATGATTACCTTCACTCTCCTGCCCAGACGGTCCTTCCACTTCAACGCAATCGAGCCCTCGATCAAGAGTAACCTGCACAGACACGGTCAAACACCCAGTGTATCAGCAATTAACACTTAAACAAAGGTTAAAGGATGTTATTATCTTCCCATGGGTGACGAAGACCCATTTGGTCATACTGTACCTTGATTGTTCCTCGTTCTCATAGCCCATGATGATATATTCCTCGTTGGCGTTGAGTCGGGGGCACAGACACCCCGAGTTAGAGTGCAGAGTGACCACATCTCGAGGAATATTGACCAGGGACGACTTCAGGACATCTTTCACTTCCACGACTGCACTCACATCGTGATTTCTGCTTCTGATTTCTCTCACTCTCGCTCGGATTACTGAAAAGCAAAGCACGGATAAAACAATAATCAGCTGCGAAACTGAATCATGTTTCCTGCCCTGTAGGAGCACACTGTTCTCTTTAAGGTAATAGCATTTAATGCTGGAATGAAAAATAACAAGAAGCAGAGATGCTATTAAATAAGGAATTTTATCTCTCTTTGGctgaattttgtttttttatcacaTCAAGATTATGGGTTGGTTATGGGACTATCAAccaaaataatgtgtttcaggACAGCATTTTTCTCAGAAAGCTATTACTGAATAAATCTTCTGACATgaagtaaaattatatatttttaaatgatactTTTTACATGTTTACTAGTCATAGAAGTCTTTATCCTGTCATGTGTCAGGTCCCTTgagttgtaattattttttgttggtGGTTTTGGGTGGTGTTGAAAAGCTAGTAAATTAGGGAAGCCAAGTGTGATTGATATTTCATAACAGTTTTGTCATTTCTGAGAGGTTATTTTCACCATTAtataaaacacatgtaaacattttatatatttttttacatattaaattaaaacttaccataattataatttttcctTAGATATGTATTAATGGTGAGTTTTATGGatttgcacttgcagacttctATGGAATAAAATTGGATGATTGTCATTTAGAAAAGTGGCATATATACATGTCAAAACATAGtaatatataatcatatttCATTCTAGACAGGTCTAATACAATACTGAACCCTGATTCATAAATACACTGCAAGtttaaaagcaaacattttaaattgtatatagATTGTACAGAAACAAATGCACAAAACGCAGCATgaattaaactaaaacatatGAAAAAAATGCTATTCTAACAAACACCTAAGAAACTAAACAGGCTTTACTGTATGATACAATGGATTTCAAACATGTCTCACTGAACTTTCTGGTGGGCAACTTATGCGTATAGAAATTGTAAGTCTTTATAATCACTTCATTTTTACTATCATATACAATAAATGCAAATCAATAAAATACCAGTGTTGGTGACTCTGCAGTTGACGTTGTGAGAATCCATTGGGAAATCTGGCATTGACTCTGAATGAAAGTAAGTACAAAAAGTCAATATTTCACAGTTCATTGTTCAAACCATCAAATGCACCACAGGCTGACATGCAGCTCAGTTACTGCTGCTCTCATTTACCGGCACATCATCCCAAAACAGGCTATTAGATTGGTTGTGCACCACAGATCACAAAAAGGTCTCAGAAAATCGGATTTTGCACATACatctacacatctacacataTCTACATAGAAATGGTCGGTCTTACCTGGTTGGCATTTGGGTAACTCTGGGTTGTCTTTAAAAAGAGGGACAAGGGGGAAGAGATGCATGAGGTTACAGTTTCAAATTCATATTACAGATATGCATTTTTGTACAGACGCATGTATAGTCCTCACCCGGCGCTTCCGCGGTGACGATGGCCTCCGGAGAGATGCACACCCCCCGGTCATACACGGGCAGCTCCTCGCAAGCCAGGCTCTCCGGCCAGGTGTGGTTGTACCTCTTCATGACCGGCTCGCAGCCGCACTTCGCCCGCTCGCACACCGACTTGCACGGCTTGATGGGGTCGTGCTGGAAGTCGATGGTGCAGATGGGCGCATACATGGCGCACAGGAAAAAGAGCAAGTCCGGGCTGCACTTGGTCCCCAGCAAGCCCTCGAACTGCTCGATGGCCAGGACGGCGTTGGCCTGGGTGCTGTGGTGGAGGTGGTTGGGCATCTTGGTCATGTTCCAGGGCATGGGCTTGCACATGGGGATCCGGATGGGCTCACACGCCGCCGCCCTGGCTGTAGGCATCCCGAGCAGGCAGGTCAGAGCCAGGAAAGTGCCGAGCAGCTCGTAGGAAATCATAgtggaaaaaaacaagtgtcagaTCGGGCTAGATCGGGGTTGGCAGTCTCGGTAAAAAAAGTTGGGCAAACCCGAAGTGGGGTGCGTGGGGCGTCTTAACGGGGTCTCTCCTGGCCAGTTTCGCGCATCTCCGTCTTTAGATCAGAAACTGAACTCACCAACAGCAGCCAACAAGGACTCAGGCAGGAGCGAGGGACGGGACCCACAGTCAGCACATTAGAAACCCAGGGGACTTGAGCCTGAGCGGAGCCGTCCTGTCTCACACGCACAGGTCCATACTGAAGCGCCGCGCCGGGGCTGGGGGAGCCGCAGTGTGGCCCGGGAGCTGGGGTTGCTGTTGCTGGCAGCAGGAGCCCTCGGTGAATGATCCTCCTTTGCTACAGCAGCTCCTTTTCAGTCTGTACATTTCCTCCACCACGACACAgagcctcctcctccttcttcccAGAGCTTAAAAGCAAACCAGAGCATGCATTCCAGCACTCATCCTCCTACGAAGTTTAATATGAAGATCTAATGTGCAATGCAATGCACCTTTTGACTGAATTTGGGCCTTATTCATAAATGTCCCGTTTTCAGCTTCAGTGCTTATAAAATCATTACATTTGGGATTTGGGATTTTTCCTGTAGTTTCTATTGTGCTGGTATGTGCTTTGATGCAACCCTTGATAACACCACTGCAAATACAATGAGCAGATAGGTCAGTAGATAATTCTTTGCTTGATTTATCTGACTAATTTAAATAGGTAATGGGACACACTGGTCTGGAATGGGATGTAAAGCCATCAAAAGGCAATTAGGACTTTTAAACATTTCAGGAGTGACAAAGGTGATCAAGCACATTAACAGGTAGATACAGGGGGTGATGAAAGTAGTTGACTTTTCATTAATACCTGATTACAAATTGATGTTATCTGgcacattttaaaagttaacAGGAACTCTTCTTGTACTCAATTAAGGAAAGCCAATTGGTGTTTCACAGGAAATTATTGTTTTAGTTCATTAAACAAACAGGACTACACAGCAGCAATCCCACGCATTGAAGAATGAAAATGTGCATTATCAGCACAGCAAATGTAGTCATTATATCAGGCGTGTCTAGGCTTGTTAAGGGTATTCCTGAAATGCCAAAAGATCCCACTATACAACCGCTGCAGCCTGTtttgaaaattgtgtttttgcaaAGGTTAAATTTCACCACAATTGAGAAGTTAATCTTAAAATCAGTTTCAAGTGCAGGTCCAataatgcatacattttatatatttttattagatTTGTTATATAAGTTTTATAAATTTTGAATGCTATACTTTAATTTACTAGTGTAATGCAGGATACAAAAACCAAAATGTATTAACAATCTTGTGTTTACTTATAAATCGGTGTATTTTTTGACACAACTTGcattcaataataaaaaatagagCAAGGATAAccaggaggggaaaaaaactcaAATTAAAACTGGTCCATCattccattatttttttttatcattataatacaaaaatagtaACATTTTAGGTTACTTGTATGACAAACCTGTACAGGTTCTGTTTCTTAAGACACAGATAAGAACCTAGAACTACTTCAAGAATTACTCCGGTTTTGTGGAATCCAAGTTTAAATCATTCACAAATACACTTCATAATTTACAAAcaccatttttatttcaatattaaGGTCATGGtcattacatttacatagaTTTAAAGCACAATATTGTAAGTAGAAGTTTGCAAATAAGGCTGGTCAAAATTTCTTTTTAACCACCGCAGCTTTTAAATCGGGTTTGGTCATTTCACACAGATCAGCTATTAAGTAAATTAGAACTAGGCGAGATTTGATTCAGATCAAAGGGCCTGCAGATTATCCATGTCATTTCCATTACAGGTCAGTTATTTCTACTTATGTaaccttattgtaacagagaaATAAACTGGAACTTCTAAGGGTTGACCCAGTTTTAGAAGCATAAGCTTTTACTTtgttaaaacacaaatgtttcaGCTCAACAAAGGTGTGCTTAGAAACTCTCCCACAAGATCCTTCCTCATCCATCCTCTATCTGAAGACTTTCATTCTGCACATAGATTAGGAATGCATATCGAAATATAAATGAAATCCCCAGACTTCTTTCTAATGCAGTTATTGTGCCCCATATAATGTGAACTTTAACTGCTTTGAATGTTAGTGATAGTAAAACACTTCAGGCTACCTGCAAAATGTACAAACTATTACCTTATCGTGTTTGATTAATAAGTaggagaaagtggcttctgccaatatattaaaatgcaataggATAGAGGTTTGTACTTTGCAATGCATTAGTAGGTCAAAGGGTAGGCCCTTAAATGCATCTAGCAAATTGTAGACACATTATACCCAATTTAACAATCAATACTGCTAAATTATGTAGACATGGAATGGTTTTCATTTTGAAGTCTCTGCAGTCCTCCACTGTAGAAGGCATTTCAATCAAATCTAAAGTTTTAAACAACATTGTGGAGCAGGTAAAGTCTACACAGAATGAGAACCAGATAAAGAATAAAACCTTCACTTGTTTGCTTTAGAAATAGTTTTACAGGAACTTGACTTAGTTCACCATTACATTATGTCTATCTTAGTTAATTTAGGTTCAGATATATTTtggaaattaatattaaaatgtagaaaTAGGAAATTACTTAATCTTTGCATACAAAACTGGAAAATGACAGACCGGAATGCGTTGGAAATCCCCTTCCCGAGTATTGAGCTCAGGAGTGTTTTTCCTGCATTGTGTGACCTCTGTAGTGTTGACTAAGGACTGTACATTCAGAGAAAATTAGTCACCACAATCCATGAATACCAATTTTCATGAATATTAAAGTAACTACCTAGTAGGTCAGTCTTAATCCTTCATTTTTCAgtatatttgttaaaaaattAAGTTGTCTTCAGGTGGTTTGGATTTCTTTCGAGTTAACACTTGTTTCCAGGTGTCAGTAGTGCTTTTATATATGCCAGAAAAGACCTCCTTAGTGCTACTTTTATTGGCTGGTTACACGTGATCccttattatttaatttcagaaaTTTCACTAACAAGCATAATCCTTTAGGATGAATGAAAATATACACTTCTTGATACCGTACTTCACAGAATTAAAACCAGAGATCTACGGGGAAAAGAGCACAGAAAGACAATCATGCAGTCAACGCCGTGTCATATATCATTATCAAGTTATTTTGCACTGTGCATGAGCTGTAACGTATGGGTTCATCATAATCAATGAATCTATCCATTACAAAAGTTTTGGTAGTACATCAAATATGGAAGAAGGTAATTTCTGACCTGGCTGAGTACATGACAAATTCATTATGATTAACATAGACAAGAAACCGCTCTGGATATAacctaatgtttattttgtgttatggAAGATACACTGGAATTTCAaaaaatttaaaacatataaaaaagTGGTTAAGGGAGAACAATTTATAAACATTCGATAAATATGTAAGAATGTTTATCATACCATACAGAAGGGTACAATGGTAGTGTTAATGCCACACAAGGCTTCATGAAAGTTagttaaaaaaattatactATGCTTTGTACAAACACCACCTTCTGTTGCTTTTAATATTATGTAGTTAACAACAGTTCTGCTTCAGCTCCAAACAAAACGAGATGCTATAGTGTCAATAATTTGGcaaatatttcaaaaaggaaaaaaaagtgtaaaaaaaatgcaaatccaCATAAAATGCACATTATAACCCACACAGATGAAATCTAGAACAACCATCTAAAAATAATCACTACTTATCATTTAAGCATGGTCAGTAAACAAGCAACATATTCTGCATGATTGAAGTTACTTAAAATTCAACCCCCTCCCTCCCaatcttttttaatgtattttatatttattctgaAACACAGATGTTTTTCGAAAATGGATTTAGTAGTGTGACTAATTCTCATCAACCAAGCTTATAGATTACTATACCTGTTATAGGAAACAACTGGTCAATACAacttcatgagaaaaaaaaaaagaaaaaaagaaaaaaaaaaaaagataatatcccacaaaattattttttcttttaagactATAATGTAAAACAACCCcacagttttgtgttttacCAAGGCCAATATCGCCCACTCCTCCTGCCCTGGCTCCAGGATAATCTCTTTTATGCTGAAGAAGTTACACTTTGCTTGTAGACAGCATGGTACGCGTTCCTTAGCAGGACGTAGGGGAAGCATGACTCCAGCAAGTCCATTGTAAGGAAAGGAGACTCTTGGACAATCTGTGACAGAAACGGAGAAAACAGAGTATGTAAAAAATCACTGAGTGACTACAAAGTGACAGCGTACTCAACCTTTTCTCAGTGATTAATCTGTTCCACACTGTCTCTATGTTATCTGGCCAAGCCATTCAGCGTGAGACAAGACTAAATCCTGCTTTTTTTGATAACGTTGAAAAAGGCCAGCGCTACATAAATATCACACTAGACTGATGAAGTCACCGCCACCCTGGCCATTACAAAGCAAGCACAAACATTAGTAGATTATTCTTCAAAGGCTAGCAGATGAATGTTAGCTGATGAGCTCATGATACTACACAAGGAACACGAGAGGCCTTTTATTGTCCTGTTTGATGAACAGCTTGCAGACACAGAACACAGAATTACCTTAATTGCCAAAAATGAATTCAaaaattaatacacacacactaaaaagTTCAGGAAATGCAGAACCTgcttaaaaaattaaattaaataaaaaacctcTTTAATCCTGGCATTCCCAGGCAACTCAGTGAGGTCACTGTCAAGGTACTTGAAAGAATGACCTCAGCGTAACTATTGTGTTTGTGTCAAGCTGTGTTTCCACTGGTAAGTGACTTACGACATGGGGGATGTTTGAGGAAAACCCTTTGTTGACTCTGCCGCAATACCATCCCCTGGGTTATGAATACAGCCCCTACTGAACAAACCACTCACCATATCAAGGAGTAGGTAAACAGATTCCCTGTTCCGCGTCGTTGTTTTATCTGTCTCCTGTCCAATTTTCAGCAGGCTGGAAGATGCAAGCTTTAACACAGAATATAAAATGAGTATGTTTCATAAAGCTAAGATAAAATAATTACACTGAAATCGCACTATGGTTATTCTGGCTCTTCCAGCTGTACCCCTGGTTAATAATCCTTAGAGTTAATTCTCATGAGAAACATTTGGACACTTTTGACTAAGGTGTTTCTGATGTGCTTCGTAAGGATTTAAACTAGAAACTGTAAACCAGTGTTGTTGGCGTATGCTTCAATAACTCTACAGAAAATAGGGTACATATGCCTTAAATGATGCAGAAAAGACCC carries:
- the frzb gene encoding secreted frizzled-related protein 3, producing the protein MISYELLGTFLALTCLLGMPTARAAACEPIRIPMCKPMPWNMTKMPNHLHHSTQANAVLAIEQFEGLLGTKCSPDLLFFLCAMYAPICTIDFQHDPIKPCKSVCERAKCGCEPVMKRYNHTWPESLACEELPVYDRGVCISPEAIVTAEAPDNPELPKCQPESMPDFPMDSHNVNCRVTNTEVCKCKSIKLTINTYLRKNYNYVIRARVREIRSRNHDVSAVVEVKDVLKSSLVNIPRDVVTLHSNSGCLCPRLNANEEYIIMGYENEEQSRLLLIEGSIALKWKDRLGRRVKQWDQKHQGKGNSARNEMKKSRH